One part of the Sneathia vaginalis genome encodes these proteins:
- the pykF gene encoding pyruvate kinase PykF produces the protein MKIKMTKVVCTIGPKSEDPKVLKQLLLSGMNVMRLNFSHGDHEEHGKRIKTLRKLCEETGKFVAIMLDTKGPEIRTGEFRDGDIKYDLVEGHKITLTTDYAFKGDDKKISVSYKDITKDLKPGDTVLIDDGLIALNVDSIEGEELHCTVKNSGALGQKKGVNLPNVSVSLPALAPKDISDLKFGCEQGVDYVAASFIRKASDVAEVRKVLDENGGENIKIIPKIETQEGFDNFDEILELSDGIMVARGDLGVEVPVERVPYMQKVMIKKCNEAGKPVITATQMLDSMQKNPRPTRAEAGDVANAILDGTDAVMLSGESANGKYPVEAVKTMARISSVTDEIGVGRRSYTPASMTITESISKSAVYASETLNAKLIVCWTKTGRAAKMIRKYNPTVPIIALTDHPQTARQLSVVRGVRSVLATGLDKTEDFFKKAVEVAESHAFTTEDENYTGIKKGDLIVLVTGISETGTTNTLKVTRIGENQ, from the coding sequence ATGAAAATTAAAATGACAAAAGTTGTTTGTACTATAGGGCCTAAAAGTGAAGATCCAAAGGTATTAAAACAATTACTATTAAGTGGAATGAACGTAATGAGATTAAACTTCTCACACGGTGACCACGAAGAACATGGAAAAAGAATTAAAACATTAAGAAAGCTTTGTGAAGAAACAGGAAAATTTGTTGCAATAATGCTTGATACTAAAGGACCAGAAATTAGAACTGGTGAATTTAGAGATGGTGACATTAAATATGATTTAGTCGAAGGTCACAAAATCACATTAACAACTGACTATGCATTCAAAGGTGATGACAAGAAAATATCTGTTTCATACAAAGATATTACAAAAGACTTAAAACCTGGAGATACTGTTTTAATTGATGATGGTTTAATCGCATTAAACGTTGATTCAATCGAAGGTGAAGAATTACACTGTACAGTTAAAAACAGTGGTGCTTTAGGACAAAAGAAAGGTGTTAACTTACCAAATGTTTCAGTAAGCTTACCTGCTTTAGCACCTAAAGATATATCTGACTTAAAATTCGGTTGTGAACAAGGTGTAGACTATGTTGCTGCTTCATTTATAAGAAAAGCATCAGACGTTGCTGAAGTTAGAAAAGTTCTTGATGAAAATGGTGGAGAAAACATTAAGATTATTCCTAAGATTGAAACTCAAGAAGGATTCGACAACTTTGATGAAATACTAGAATTATCAGACGGTATCATGGTTGCAAGAGGTGACTTAGGAGTTGAAGTACCAGTTGAAAGAGTACCATACATGCAAAAGGTTATGATAAAGAAATGTAATGAAGCTGGAAAACCAGTTATTACAGCTACTCAAATGTTAGACTCTATGCAAAAAAACCCTAGACCTACAAGAGCAGAAGCAGGAGACGTTGCTAACGCTATACTAGATGGTACTGATGCTGTTATGTTATCAGGAGAATCTGCAAATGGTAAATACCCAGTAGAAGCTGTTAAAACTATGGCTAGAATTTCAAGTGTAACTGATGAAATAGGAGTTGGAAGAAGAAGTTATACACCAGCATCTATGACTATTACTGAATCTATTAGTAAGAGTGCAGTTTATGCAAGTGAAACATTAAATGCTAAATTAATAGTTTGTTGGACTAAGACAGGTAGAGCTGCTAAGATGATAAGAAAGTATAACCCTACTGTACCTATCATTGCTTTAACTGACCACCCACAAACTGCAAGACAATTATCTGTTGTTAGAGGTGTAAGATCAGTATTAGCTACAGGACTTGATAAGACTGAAGACTTCTTCAAAAAAGCTGTAGAAGTTGCTGAAAGTCATGCATTTACAACTGAAGACGAAAATTACACTGGTATTAAAAAAGGTGATTTAATCGTATTAGTTACAGGTATATCTGAAACAGGAACTACAAATACACTTAAAGTTACTAGAATAGGAGAAAACCAATAA
- the recR gene encoding recombination mediator RecR produces the protein MTKLDELIKAFSGLQGIGRKSAARIAFDLLKKDEKEVNKFINTLTEAYNTIKPCTVCNTLTDSGVCNICTNEKRNHSVICIVEDTKDVFAIENSNVYNGIYHVLGGKVDPLNGVGIDDLNISTLLNRLDNVKEIIFALNPDLEGETTILYLTKLLPKSIKISKIASGIPMGGNIEYTDIVTLTKSLEGRQTINNE, from the coding sequence ATGACAAAATTAGATGAATTAATAAAGGCTTTTTCTGGTCTACAAGGTATAGGAAGAAAAAGTGCTGCAAGAATTGCTTTTGATTTATTAAAAAAAGATGAAAAAGAAGTTAATAAATTCATAAATACTTTGACTGAAGCATATAATACCATTAAACCCTGCACTGTATGCAATACTTTAACTGACAGTGGTGTATGTAATATATGTACTAATGAAAAAAGAAACCATTCTGTAATATGCATAGTTGAAGACACTAAAGATGTTTTTGCAATTGAAAATTCTAATGTATATAACGGCATATATCATGTACTTGGTGGAAAAGTTGATCCCCTAAATGGTGTTGGTATAGATGACCTTAATATTTCAACACTTTTAAATAGGCTAGATAATGTAAAAGAAATTATCTTTGCACTAAATCCAGACCTTGAAGGTGAAACTACCATACTTTACTTAACAAAGCTATTGCCTAAAAGTATAAAAATAAGTAAAATAGCAAGTGGTATACCTATGGGTGGTAATATTGAATATACCGACATAGTTACGCTTACTAAATCATTAGAAGGGAGACAAACGATAAATAATGAATAA
- the metK gene encoding methionine adenosyltransferase — MNNNYSFFTSEFVSPGHPDKICDQISDAILDECLADDVNSRVACETFATTGLILIGGEITTNTYVDVQTIARGVIKEIGYKPGLGFDYDCGVINTIHAQSPDISMGVDTGGAGDQGIMFGGAVDETPELMPLAITLAREIIKRLTKLTRDKTLPWARPDAKSQVTLKYDNDKIVGIDAIVLSVQHDESVTQDMIKEEVKNLVFEPVLRKYGYDLQDVKKIFINPTGRFVIGGPHGDTGLTGRKIIVDTYGGYFRHGGGAFSGKDPSKVDRSAAYMARYIAKNIVAAKLAKKCEVQLSYAIGVVDPISIKVETFNTSNVPEQKIEEVIPQLFNLSPRGIEKTLNLRTPNFKYKDLAAFGHIGRTDIELPWEKIDMVDKLLGAIHD, encoded by the coding sequence ATGAATAATAATTATTCTTTTTTTACATCAGAATTTGTATCACCTGGGCATCCAGATAAAATATGTGATCAAATTTCAGATGCAATATTAGATGAATGTTTAGCAGATGACGTAAATTCAAGAGTTGCTTGTGAAACATTTGCAACTACTGGTTTAATTTTAATTGGTGGTGAAATAACTACTAATACATATGTTGATGTACAAACAATCGCAAGAGGCGTTATAAAAGAAATAGGATACAAACCTGGACTAGGATTTGACTATGACTGTGGTGTAATAAACACTATTCATGCTCAATCACCAGATATCTCTATGGGTGTTGATACAGGAGGTGCTGGAGACCAAGGTATCATGTTTGGTGGAGCTGTTGATGAAACACCTGAACTTATGCCACTTGCAATTACACTAGCTCGTGAAATAATAAAGAGATTGACTAAGTTAACTAGAGATAAAACTCTTCCTTGGGCAAGACCTGATGCTAAATCACAAGTTACACTAAAATATGATAATGATAAAATAGTTGGTATAGATGCTATTGTATTATCTGTACAACATGATGAAAGTGTAACACAAGATATGATTAAAGAAGAAGTTAAAAATCTTGTATTTGAACCTGTACTAAGAAAATATGGATATGATTTACAAGATGTTAAAAAAATCTTCATAAATCCAACAGGACGTTTTGTAATAGGTGGTCCTCATGGAGATACTGGTCTTACAGGTAGAAAGATAATAGTTGATACCTATGGTGGATACTTTAGACACGGTGGTGGTGCATTTTCTGGTAAAGATCCATCTAAAGTTGATAGATCTGCTGCATATATGGCAAGATACATTGCAAAAAATATCGTTGCAGCTAAATTAGCCAAAAAATGTGAAGTTCAATTATCATACGCAATTGGTGTAGTAGATCCAATATCTATTAAAGTTGAAACATTTAATACATCAAATGTTCCAGAACAAAAAATTGAGGAAGTTATACCTCAACTATTTAATTTATCACCACGTGGTATAGAAAAAACATTGAATTTAAGAACACCTAATTTTAAATACAAAGACCTTGCAGCCTTTGGGCACATTGGTAGAACAGATATAGAATTACCATGGGAAAAAATTGATATGGTAGATAAATTATTGGGGGCAATACATGATTAA
- a CDS encoding peptide ABC transporter substrate-binding protein codes for MIKKLLILLLFCFTFSCGNTNTTLTYNMVSEPTTIDPHHFNELVSVQLMNNIYEGLLRLNDKNEYEPCLASSYTKNGNTLTFTIRKNLKWSDGSPLTIDDILFGFKRALNPKTASRFAELLYPIKNAKEYNEGKVSEDELGVKNVNGKLVITLTKPTVYFEDILTLPISFPVKKGTTKDIGDFKTALYNGPYTIQKMDNSSILLKKNKYYWNSKNVYFSNVKLLFISDFSVLENLIKNDEVDLARVEPYDLESKKKNKELINYQNGRLWYLDFNLDNPILSKKENRLAIRDSIDRQKYVNVIKEDGSIVSKSIVSNVFKKYRQMYPDKDYFKDNVKSNILSGKTLRLLTGNTSIEVKEANFIQEELRTKLNLNVVVTTVTFKDRLALTRARDFDIVLNTYSPKFNDPVSMLYRWGNKGNKEYDDILSKIDNEQNENARYLLVNKAERLLVDNAIIAPLYYSTENWFIRKGLKNIVIHPITNTMDLFRIKK; via the coding sequence ATGATTAAAAAACTACTTATTTTACTTCTTTTTTGTTTTACTTTTAGTTGTGGTAATACAAATACAACTTTAACATACAATATGGTATCAGAACCTACTACAATAGATCCACATCATTTTAATGAATTAGTAAGTGTACAACTTATGAATAATATTTATGAAGGTCTTCTTAGATTAAACGATAAGAATGAATATGAACCTTGTCTTGCTAGTTCATATACAAAAAATGGAAATACATTAACTTTTACAATAAGGAAAAACTTAAAATGGAGTGATGGTAGTCCTTTAACTATAGATGATATATTATTTGGATTTAAAAGAGCATTAAATCCAAAAACTGCGTCTAGATTTGCCGAATTACTTTATCCTATTAAAAACGCAAAAGAATACAATGAGGGTAAAGTTAGTGAAGATGAACTAGGTGTTAAAAATGTTAATGGTAAACTTGTAATAACACTAACTAAACCAACTGTATATTTTGAAGATATACTAACCCTACCCATATCTTTTCCTGTAAAAAAAGGAACGACAAAAGATATAGGGGACTTTAAAACAGCACTATACAATGGACCATACACAATACAAAAAATGGATAACTCAAGTATTCTTCTAAAAAAGAATAAGTACTATTGGAATAGTAAGAATGTATACTTTAGTAATGTAAAGCTACTATTTATCTCAGATTTCTCTGTTTTAGAAAATTTAATAAAAAACGATGAAGTTGATCTTGCTCGTGTTGAACCTTATGATCTTGAAAGTAAGAAGAAGAATAAGGAGTTAATAAATTATCAAAATGGTAGACTTTGGTACTTAGACTTTAATCTTGATAATCCAATACTAAGTAAAAAAGAAAATAGACTTGCTATACGTGATAGTATAGATAGACAAAAATATGTAAATGTGATTAAAGAAGATGGATCTATTGTAAGTAAATCAATAGTATCTAATGTATTTAAGAAATATAGACAAATGTATCCAGATAAAGATTACTTTAAGGACAATGTTAAATCAAACATATTATCTGGTAAAACTTTAAGACTTCTTACTGGTAATACATCTATAGAAGTTAAAGAAGCAAACTTTATACAAGAAGAATTAAGAACTAAATTAAATTTAAATGTAGTTGTTACAACTGTAACATTTAAAGATAGACTAGCTCTAACAAGAGCACGTGACTTTGACATTGTATTAAATACATATAGTCCGAAATTTAATGACCCCGTTAGTATGCTATACAGATGGGGCAATAAGGGAAATAAAGAATATGATGATATATTATCGAAAATAGATAATGAACAAAATGAAAATGCTCGTTATTTACTTGTAAATAAGGCTGAAAGATTATTAGTCGATAATGCCATCATTGCACCTCTTTACTACTCTACTGAAAATTGGTTCATACGTAAAGGTCTTAAAAATATTGTAATACACCCCATCACTAATACGATGGATTTATTTAGAATAAAGAAATGA
- a CDS encoding ATP-binding protein produces MFKRKIYDKLLAWKNECKGSRALLIEGARRVGKSTIVREFAKKEYKSYIFIDFSIAPQEIINLFNDITNLSYIFLKLQLQYNVSLFERESLIVFDEVQFCPTARQAIKHLVADGRYDYIETGSLISIKKNVKDILIPSEEKKINMYPLDYEEFLWAIGDNVTAKLLKEVFDKKISLGNLQHRNQMRKFRLYMLVGGMPQAINEYINTNNLKMVDDVKREIINLYSDDFYKIDNSGKVSSIYEAIPSELNRHSTGFKISSVITGSKESALNELYELIQSKTVLPAYNVNDPNTGLSSMYNKDNFKLYLSDVGLLVTLMFKDREFTSNDIYLKLLSDKLNVNLGIFYENVIAQTLVTNGHKLYYHTMYNEVQKRNYEVDFLISDGKKISPIEVKSSSYKAHKSLDIFCEKYSNRIKNRYVIYPKDLEVKDNVIYLPTYLAMFL; encoded by the coding sequence ATGTTTAAACGTAAAATATATGACAAATTATTAGCTTGGAAAAATGAGTGTAAAGGGAGTAGAGCACTTTTAATTGAAGGTGCAAGACGTGTAGGAAAATCTACAATAGTTAGAGAGTTTGCAAAGAAAGAGTATAAGAGCTACATTTTCATAGATTTTTCAATAGCTCCTCAAGAAATCATTAATCTATTTAATGATATAACAAATTTATCATATATATTTTTGAAGTTACAATTACAATATAATGTAAGTCTATTTGAAAGAGAATCACTAATAGTTTTTGATGAAGTGCAGTTTTGTCCAACTGCAAGACAAGCAATAAAGCATTTAGTTGCAGATGGTAGATATGACTACATTGAAACAGGATCATTAATTTCAATAAAAAAGAATGTAAAAGATATTCTAATTCCTAGTGAGGAGAAAAAAATTAATATGTATCCATTAGACTATGAAGAATTTTTGTGGGCTATAGGTGATAATGTAACAGCTAAATTATTAAAAGAAGTATTTGATAAAAAGATTTCTTTAGGTAATTTACAACATAGAAATCAAATGAGAAAGTTTAGATTATATATGCTAGTTGGAGGTATGCCACAAGCTATTAATGAATATATTAATACAAATAATCTTAAAATGGTAGATGATGTTAAAAGAGAAATAATCAATTTGTATTCCGATGATTTTTACAAAATAGATAATAGTGGTAAAGTATCTAGTATATATGAAGCTATACCTAGTGAATTAAATAGACATAGTACAGGTTTTAAAATTTCAAGTGTAATTACTGGTAGTAAAGAAAGTGCATTAAATGAATTATATGAACTTATACAATCTAAGACAGTATTGCCTGCATATAACGTAAATGATCCAAATACTGGATTAAGTAGTATGTATAATAAGGATAATTTCAAGTTATACTTATCTGATGTAGGATTACTTGTAACATTAATGTTTAAAGACAGGGAATTTACTTCTAATGACATTTATTTAAAATTATTAAGTGATAAATTGAATGTTAATTTAGGGATATTTTATGAAAATGTTATAGCACAAACTTTAGTTACAAATGGTCATAAGTTGTACTATCATACTATGTATAATGAAGTACAAAAACGTAATTATGAAGTTGATTTTTTAATTTCAGATGGTAAAAAAATTAGCCCTATTGAAGTTAAATCTTCAAGTTACAAGGCACATAAATCATTAGATATTTTTTGTGAGAAGTATTCAAATAGGATAAAAAATCGATATGTAATATATCCCAAGGATTTAGAAGTTAAAGATAATGTTATATATCTACCCACATATTTAGCAATGTTTTTATAA
- a CDS encoding ROK family protein, whose amino-acid sequence MKYYGGIDLGGTNTKIGLLDEKGTLILKTNIKTSSEEGYEITVKRICEVLIHEIEAAEISMEDVVSFGVGIPGPVVKKKIVKFFANFPWGKNLNLAKEFEKYLKKPVYLDNDVNVITLGEVWTGAAKGYTDVLGLAIGTGIGAGVVANGKLISGKVGAGGEIGHIKLVANGALCGCGQKGCFEAYASATGIAREAQSRLEVNKNNLLYEMVQDRKVEAKDVFDAAKKGDAFALDIVESVTDKMALGISNVLNITDSQVVVIGGGVALAGDILFDRIKKKMKAYVLPPVLEGLEIKPAILGNDAGIYGAAYLSMLEEENK is encoded by the coding sequence ATGAAGTATTATGGTGGAATTGATTTGGGTGGAACAAATACAAAAATAGGGTTGTTAGATGAAAAAGGGACATTAATATTAAAGACTAATATTAAGACCTCATCTGAAGAAGGTTATGAAATAACTGTTAAAAGAATTTGTGAAGTATTAATTCATGAAATTGAAGCAGCAGAAATTTCAATGGAAGATGTTGTATCATTTGGTGTTGGAATTCCAGGACCCGTAGTTAAGAAAAAAATTGTTAAGTTCTTTGCTAATTTTCCTTGGGGTAAAAATTTGAATTTAGCAAAAGAATTTGAAAAATACTTGAAAAAACCAGTATACCTAGACAATGATGTTAATGTAATAACTTTAGGTGAAGTTTGGACAGGAGCAGCAAAAGGTTATACAGATGTTCTAGGACTTGCCATAGGTACTGGAATAGGTGCAGGTGTAGTTGCAAATGGTAAATTAATTTCAGGTAAAGTTGGTGCAGGTGGAGAAATAGGGCATATAAAGTTAGTGGCAAATGGAGCTTTATGTGGTTGTGGACAAAAAGGTTGTTTTGAAGCTTATGCATCAGCAACAGGTATAGCAAGAGAAGCACAATCTAGATTAGAAGTTAATAAGAATAATCTTCTTTATGAAATGGTACAAGATAGAAAAGTTGAAGCAAAAGATGTCTTTGATGCAGCTAAAAAAGGTGATGCATTCGCACTAGATATAGTTGAAAGTGTTACAGATAAGATGGCATTAGGTATATCAAATGTATTAAATATTACAGATTCACAAGTTGTAGTAATAGGAGGGGGAGTTGCCCTAGCAGGAGATATACTATTTGATAGAATAAAAAAGAAAATGAAAGCATACGTCCTACCACCAGTATTAGAAGGCTTAGAAATTAAACCAGCAATACTTGGAAATGATGCAGGAATATATGGTGCAGCTTACTTATCAATGCTAGAAGAAGAAAATAAGTAA
- a CDS encoding NADP-dependent glyceraldehyde-3-phosphate dehydrogenase, whose protein sequence is MSSIKIYSPINNEYIGEVPAMTKEHIDDMIKELKENFKAFSELAVTKRAEYLKKVSAVLKEHSEELAVLMTKEISKGYKDSLTEVLRSVEMIDYTIEEGIRLQGEMSSGESYGVKDKICLSIREPLGVVLCIAPFNYPINLSLSKIVPALITGNVVLFKPPTQGSVVCTRLVELMNEVLPKGVLKIVTGRGSEIGDYINTHKDISFINFTGSTKVGERISNQAGLKGLMMELGGKDAAIVLQDADLEKASSEIVKGAFSYSGQRCTAIKRVLVVESVKEELVQLILDKVGKIKVGDPMDNATVTPLIDDKSADYVQGLIDDAKSKGAKVLIGDKREKNLIYPCVLDGVKENMRIYFEEPFGPVLPIISIKDVEEGIEIANKSEYGLQSSVFTKDMKKAFYVARKLEVGSVHINNKTQRGPDNFPFLGVKNSGLGVQGIKYSIESMTRLKNIIFDI, encoded by the coding sequence ATGAGTAGTATTAAAATATATTCCCCTATTAACAATGAATATATTGGCGAAGTGCCTGCTATGACAAAAGAACATATAGATGATATGATAAAAGAATTAAAAGAAAATTTTAAGGCATTTAGTGAATTAGCTGTTACAAAAAGAGCAGAATATTTAAAAAAAGTAAGTGCAGTTTTAAAAGAACATTCTGAAGAATTAGCAGTTTTGATGACTAAAGAAATTTCTAAGGGGTATAAGGATAGTCTTACAGAAGTTTTAAGATCAGTTGAAATGATAGACTATACTATAGAAGAAGGTATAAGATTACAAGGTGAAATGTCTAGTGGGGAATCTTATGGAGTTAAAGATAAGATATGTCTTAGCATAAGAGAACCTCTAGGTGTAGTGTTATGTATAGCACCATTTAATTATCCTATTAACCTTTCTTTATCTAAGATAGTTCCTGCATTAATAACAGGTAATGTTGTCCTATTTAAACCACCTACACAAGGGTCTGTAGTTTGTACAAGATTAGTTGAATTAATGAATGAAGTACTACCTAAGGGTGTGTTGAAAATAGTAACAGGTCGTGGAAGTGAAATAGGAGATTACATTAATACACATAAAGATATATCATTTATTAACTTTACTGGAAGTACAAAAGTTGGAGAAAGAATTTCAAATCAAGCTGGATTAAAAGGTCTTATGATGGAATTAGGTGGTAAAGATGCCGCAATAGTCCTACAAGATGCAGACTTAGAAAAGGCAAGTAGCGAAATAGTAAAAGGTGCTTTTAGTTATTCAGGTCAAAGATGTACCGCTATAAAACGTGTATTGGTTGTTGAAAGTGTGAAAGAAGAACTAGTTCAATTGATACTAGATAAAGTAGGGAAAATAAAGGTTGGAGATCCTATGGATAATGCAACTGTTACACCATTAATTGATGATAAGAGTGCAGATTATGTACAAGGTTTAATTGATGATGCAAAAAGTAAAGGTGCCAAGGTATTAATAGGTGATAAAAGAGAAAAGAATCTAATATACCCATGTGTGTTAGATGGTGTTAAAGAAAATATGAGAATATATTTTGAAGAACCTTTTGGACCAGTTTTACCAATAATTTCAATAAAAGATGTTGAAGAAGGTATAGAAATAGCAAATAAGTCTGAATATGGATTACAAAGTTCTGTATTTACAAAAGATATGAAAAAAGCTTTCTATGTTGCAAGAAAATTAGAAGTAGGAAGTGTTCATATTAACAATAAGACACAAAGAGGACCAGATAATTTTCCATTTTTAGGTGTGAAAAATAGTGGATTAGGTGTTCAAGGAATTAAGTATAGCATTGAAAGTATGACAAGATTAAAAAATATAATATTCGATATATAG
- a CDS encoding serine aminopeptidase domain-containing protein produces MVKEFFEGYNQKNIEYYMKEHTDKKCKKIVLIHDMFEDIDLYIDFIEYFFNQGYDVYVPEIRGNGNLREKEYTDFGDGRIEAVLKDIDIFIHKKFVNVRYSDIILVGQGIGALISYYTFIGNKFNTLILSSLFMENLITINANILLSKIEEKANVKNSRLNKYYYSTSKKYLKEGVHGMITADSNFKKKLREDKKYMISASPAYFNDMLRLCRYVKKNFKNIPDGVNILNIYGGEDIYLNSDKIKKYMIGINSNTRNIRIFKNEKGRRNSLLEVNKDVVYGKINEWLKEVTNE; encoded by the coding sequence ATGGTTAAAGAGTTTTTTGAGGGCTATAATCAAAAAAATATAGAGTACTATATGAAAGAACATACTGATAAAAAATGTAAGAAGATAGTATTGATACATGATATGTTTGAGGATATAGACCTATACATAGATTTTATAGAATATTTTTTTAATCAGGGCTATGATGTATATGTACCAGAAATACGAGGTAATGGTAATTTACGTGAAAAAGAATATACAGATTTTGGCGATGGAAGAATAGAAGCAGTTTTAAAAGATATAGATATATTTATACATAAAAAATTTGTTAATGTAAGATATAGCGATATAATATTAGTAGGTCAAGGGATAGGAGCTTTAATTAGTTACTATACCTTCATAGGTAATAAATTTAATACCCTTATACTTTCTTCCCTATTTATGGAAAACTTAATTACAATTAACGCAAATATACTTTTATCTAAAATAGAAGAAAAAGCAAATGTAAAAAATAGCAGATTAAATAAGTATTACTATAGTACATCTAAAAAATACCTTAAAGAAGGTGTGCATGGTATGATAACAGCTGATAGTAATTTTAAGAAAAAATTAAGAGAAGATAAAAAATATATGATATCTGCAAGTCCTGCATACTTTAATGATATGTTAAGACTATGTAGATATGTAAAAAAGAATTTTAAAAATATTCCAGATGGGGTTAATATACTAAATATTTATGGTGGAGAAGACATATATTTAAATAGTGATAAAATAAAGAAATATATGATAGGAATAAATAGTAATACAAGAAATATTAGAATATTTAAAAATGAAAAAGGTAGAAGAAATAGTTTACTTGAAGTAAATAAGGACGTAGTATATGGTAAAATAAATGAATGGCTAAAGGAGGTAACAAATGAGTAG